One region of Pararhizobium qamdonense genomic DNA includes:
- a CDS encoding efflux RND transporter permease subunit yields MTSSTDQKQSFNLSRWAIAHPSIARFLFGLILITGVLGLMRMGQKEDPDFTFRVMVVQAIWPGASIQDMEDQVVNKIERKLQETPHLDFVRSYTRPGSAIITLQVKGDTNATQVADAFYQVRKKVGDIANELPQGLLGPYFNDEFGDTFVTLHSLSGEDYSYPELKTFAIQARDMLLTTPGVEKAVIIGDQPEKIYIDISSAVLASRGLTLTDVQNAIKGQNNVDPAGSVDTGTRSVRISVEGGVTKPADIRELRLRSGNEITRLGDIATVSSGLEDPYQRKYRFNGQDSVQIGVVMAKGYKVTDVGAAVEETYKRFETALPYGVTVAQIADQPEVVTEAVGEFMKALGEALVIVLVVSFLSIGWRSGLVIAIAIPLVLAATFAIMYELGIDLQRISLGALIIALGLLVDDAMIVVELMERKLEEGLDKLDAASFAYTSTAFPMLTGTLITTAGFIPVGFAASTAGEYVRSLFYVVGIALVVSWFVAVYFTPWLGYMILKQRAHAGSHHDVFDTRFYRRLRLTVGWAVRHRVIVLSLTLVTFAASLFAFQFIPKNFFPQSSRPEILVDLWLPEGTSIKEVESQAKALEAKILDDKDKKFIATYIGEGAPRFFLPLDQQLRNPNFAQLLVMANDEPARERLIVKLRSILAEDFPSVRGKVDRLFLGPPTGWPVQMRVTGQDRAEVRRIADQVKAKFAENPELGAIHDDWLEPVPAMKLIIDQDRARALGVSSQRIRQMLQATMSGAPLDDFRDGEETVSIVAREPDANRHLLSAVHSIYVPTDFGSYVPLSQVAKVVPVLEQGVEWRRNRLPTITVRGTLPDNVQPNDVAMKLYADMKPLRDSLAPGYSVEIQGGAEDAAESQQSIADKAPVMLAVIVVLLMIQLQHFGKAMLVLATGPLGIIGAAAALLISGAPFGFVAILGVIALLGIIMRNSIILVDQIDQDIAAGMERTEAIVGSAVRRFRPIVLTAMTAVLALIPISRGVFWGPLAYAMMGGILVATVLTILVLPAGYALFFGKAPKDKVAGPEKAGDEPKASVSYPAAIAAE; encoded by the coding sequence ATGACCTCTTCCACCGACCAAAAACAGTCCTTCAACCTATCGCGCTGGGCGATTGCACATCCCAGCATCGCGCGGTTCCTGTTCGGGCTGATCCTGATCACCGGCGTGCTCGGCCTGATGCGCATGGGCCAGAAGGAGGATCCTGATTTCACCTTCCGCGTCATGGTCGTGCAGGCGATCTGGCCGGGCGCGTCGATCCAGGACATGGAAGATCAGGTCGTCAACAAGATCGAGCGCAAGCTGCAGGAAACCCCGCATCTCGATTTCGTCCGCTCCTACACGCGTCCCGGCAGCGCCATCATCACCCTCCAGGTCAAGGGCGACACCAATGCCACCCAGGTTGCCGATGCCTTCTACCAGGTGCGCAAGAAGGTCGGCGATATCGCCAATGAGCTGCCGCAGGGCCTGCTCGGTCCGTATTTCAACGATGAATTCGGCGACACCTTCGTGACTTTGCATTCGTTGAGCGGCGAGGACTACAGCTACCCCGAACTGAAGACATTCGCCATCCAGGCGCGCGACATGCTGCTGACGACGCCGGGCGTCGAGAAGGCCGTCATCATCGGCGACCAGCCGGAAAAGATCTATATCGACATCTCCTCTGCCGTGCTCGCCTCGCGCGGCCTGACGCTCACCGACGTACAGAATGCCATCAAGGGACAGAACAATGTCGATCCCGCCGGTTCCGTCGATACCGGCACGCGTTCCGTGCGGATTTCGGTCGAGGGCGGGGTGACAAAACCGGCCGATATCCGCGAGCTGCGGCTGCGCTCCGGCAACGAGATCACCCGTCTCGGCGATATCGCCACCGTCTCCTCAGGTCTGGAGGATCCCTATCAGCGCAAGTATCGTTTCAACGGCCAGGATAGTGTGCAGATCGGCGTGGTCATGGCCAAGGGCTACAAGGTGACCGATGTCGGCGCTGCGGTCGAGGAAACCTACAAGCGGTTTGAAACCGCGCTGCCCTATGGGGTCACCGTTGCTCAGATCGCCGACCAGCCGGAGGTTGTCACCGAAGCCGTCGGTGAATTCATGAAGGCGCTCGGGGAAGCGCTTGTCATCGTGCTCGTCGTGTCCTTCCTGTCGATCGGCTGGCGCTCGGGCCTCGTGATCGCCATTGCCATCCCGCTCGTTCTGGCCGCCACCTTTGCCATCATGTACGAACTCGGCATCGACCTGCAGCGCATCTCGCTGGGGGCGCTGATCATCGCGCTCGGGCTTCTCGTCGATGACGCCATGATCGTCGTCGAACTGATGGAGCGCAAGCTGGAGGAGGGGCTCGACAAGCTCGACGCCGCCAGCTTTGCCTATACATCGACGGCATTCCCGATGCTGACCGGCACGCTGATCACCACGGCCGGCTTCATCCCGGTCGGATTCGCAGCCTCGACGGCCGGTGAATATGTGCGCTCGCTGTTTTATGTCGTCGGCATCGCGCTGGTCGTCTCCTGGTTCGTGGCCGTCTATTTCACGCCCTGGCTCGGCTACATGATCCTCAAGCAGCGTGCCCATGCCGGCAGCCATCACGACGTCTTCGATACGCGTTTCTATCGCCGCCTGCGCTTGACCGTCGGCTGGGCGGTGCGCCACCGCGTGATCGTGCTGTCGCTGACGCTCGTCACCTTCGCGGCCAGTCTGTTTGCCTTCCAGTTCATTCCGAAGAACTTCTTTCCGCAATCATCGCGCCCGGAAATCCTTGTCGATCTCTGGCTCCCCGAAGGCACAAGCATCAAGGAAGTGGAAAGCCAGGCAAAGGCGCTGGAAGCGAAAATCCTTGACGACAAGGACAAGAAGTTCATCGCCACCTATATCGGTGAAGGCGCGCCGCGCTTCTTCCTGCCGCTCGACCAGCAACTGCGCAATCCCAATTTCGCCCAGCTTCTCGTCATGGCCAATGACGAACCCGCCCGCGAACGGCTGATCGTCAAGCTTCGCAGCATTCTGGCCGAGGACTTCCCGTCCGTTCGCGGCAAGGTCGATCGCCTGTTCCTCGGTCCTCCGACCGGCTGGCCGGTCCAGATGCGCGTGACCGGGCAGGACCGCGCGGAAGTGCGCCGTATCGCCGATCAGGTAAAGGCGAAGTTCGCGGAGAACCCTGAGCTTGGCGCCATTCACGACGATTGGCTGGAGCCCGTCCCGGCGATGAAGCTGATCATCGACCAGGATCGCGCCCGCGCGCTCGGCGTCTCCTCGCAACGCATCCGCCAGATGCTGCAGGCGACGATGAGCGGTGCGCCGCTCGACGATTTCCGGGACGGCGAGGAAACGGTCTCCATCGTTGCCCGCGAACCGGATGCCAACCGCCACCTCCTGTCGGCGGTGCATTCGATCTACGTGCCGACTGATTTTGGCAGCTATGTGCCTTTGTCGCAGGTTGCCAAGGTGGTGCCCGTTCTCGAGCAGGGCGTCGAATGGCGCCGCAACCGCCTGCCGACAATCACGGTGCGCGGCACGCTGCCCGACAATGTGCAGCCGAACGACGTGGCGATGAAACTCTATGCCGACATGAAGCCGCTGCGCGACAGCCTTGCGCCGGGGTATTCGGTCGAAATCCAGGGCGGAGCGGAAGATGCGGCCGAAAGCCAGCAGTCGATCGCCGACAAGGCGCCGGTCATGCTTGCCGTCATCGTCGTGCTCCTGATGATCCAGCTCCAGCATTTCGGCAAGGCGATGCTGGTTCTGGCAACCGGTCCGCTCGGCATCATTGGTGCTGCCGCCGCGCTGTTGATCAGTGGCGCCCCCTTCGGTTTCGTCGCCATCCTCGGCGTCATCGCGCTGCTCGGCATCATCATGCGCAACTCGATCATCCTCGTCGACCAGATCGACCAGGATATTGCCGCAGGCATGGAGCGGACGGAAGCAATCGTCGGCTCGGCGGTGCGGCGTTTCCGGCCGATCGTGCTGACGGCGATGACGGCGGTCCTGGCGCTGATCCCGATTTCGCGCGGCGTCTTCTGGGGGCCGCTCGCCTATGCGATGATGGGCGGCATTCTGGTTGCCACCGTGCTGACCATCCTCGTCCTTCCGGCCGGATATGCGTTGTTCTTCGGCAAGGCACCGAAGGACAAGGTTGCCGGGCCGGAGAAAGCCGGCGATGAGCCGAAGGCATCCGTGTCCTATCCGGCCGCGATCGCCGCAGAATGA
- a CDS encoding ureidoglycolate lyase, with protein sequence MKTINIQPLTREAFAPFGEVLETEGAHHFPINAGKCVRYHDLARIETTGEKARPMISLLRGEPYPLPLELTMVERHPFGSQAFIPLSEHPFLVVVAEETPDGPGEPIAFRTAPGQGVNIGRNIWHGILTPLDGVSDFAVVDRAGEGVNLEEHFYDAPFLIR encoded by the coding sequence ATGAAGACGATCAATATTCAACCGCTGACCCGCGAGGCTTTCGCCCCCTTCGGCGAAGTGCTGGAAACCGAGGGTGCGCACCATTTCCCGATCAATGCCGGAAAATGCGTGCGCTATCATGATCTCGCCAGGATCGAGACGACGGGCGAAAAAGCCCGCCCGATGATCAGCCTCTTGCGCGGCGAGCCCTACCCGCTGCCACTGGAACTCACCATGGTCGAGCGCCACCCGTTCGGCAGCCAGGCGTTCATTCCGCTCAGCGAACACCCGTTCCTGGTCGTCGTCGCTGAGGAAACGCCGGACGGACCGGGCGAACCGATTGCCTTCAGGACGGCGCCCGGACAGGGCGTCAATATCGGCCGCAATATCTGGCACGGTATCCTGACGCCACTGGATGGCGTCTCCGACTTCGCCGTGGTCGATCGCGCCGGCGAAGGCGTCAATCTCGAAGAGCATTTCTACGACGCGCCGTTTCTGATCCGCTGA
- a CDS encoding amino acid ABC transporter substrate-binding protein produces the protein MKTAIFGLLAAATLAGTAAQAGTLEIARERGALRCGVSQGVLGFSSPNDKGEWAGFDVDFCRAVAAATLGDSSKVQYVPLSTKERFAALQSGEVDLLSRQTTWTLSRDTDLGMSFVGANYYDGQAFMIRKDLGVKSAKELSGASVCTETGTTTEQNMADYFSANNIQYNVIAFEKPDQTVQAFGTGRCDVYSTDASALYAQRLTLTDPDNYMVLPEVISKEPLGPAVRQGDEQWFKIVRWTLFAMIEAEELGITKDSAAKTAEDGTVAQKRFLGADGAISKNFGLDPKWAFQAISAVGNYGEVFERHLGKDSPLKIERGLNNLWNNGGLVYAPPLR, from the coding sequence ATGAAAACAGCAATTTTTGGACTATTGGCAGCGGCAACGCTGGCTGGAACTGCAGCACAGGCGGGCACGCTGGAGATCGCGCGGGAACGCGGCGCGCTACGCTGCGGCGTCAGCCAAGGCGTGCTCGGCTTTTCGAGCCCGAATGACAAGGGTGAATGGGCAGGCTTCGACGTGGATTTCTGCCGTGCGGTTGCGGCGGCCACGCTCGGCGATTCCAGCAAGGTGCAATATGTGCCACTCTCCACCAAGGAGCGGTTCGCCGCCCTGCAATCGGGCGAAGTCGATCTCCTGTCGCGCCAGACCACCTGGACGCTGTCGCGCGATACCGATCTCGGCATGAGCTTTGTCGGCGCCAACTATTATGACGGCCAGGCCTTCATGATCCGCAAGGATCTCGGCGTCAAGAGCGCCAAGGAATTATCGGGGGCTTCGGTCTGCACCGAAACCGGCACCACGACCGAACAGAACATGGCGGACTATTTCAGCGCCAACAACATTCAGTACAACGTGATCGCCTTCGAAAAGCCCGACCAGACCGTGCAGGCATTCGGAACCGGCCGCTGCGACGTCTATTCGACGGATGCATCGGCTCTCTACGCCCAGCGCCTGACGCTGACCGATCCCGACAACTACATGGTTCTGCCCGAGGTCATCTCCAAGGAGCCGCTCGGCCCAGCCGTTCGCCAGGGCGACGAGCAGTGGTTCAAGATTGTCCGCTGGACCCTGTTTGCGATGATCGAGGCGGAGGAACTCGGCATCACCAAGGACAGTGCGGCAAAGACGGCGGAAGACGGCACTGTGGCGCAGAAGCGCTTCCTCGGTGCTGACGGCGCGATTTCGAAGAATTTCGGCCTCGATCCGAAATGGGCTTTCCAGGCGATTTCGGCCGTCGGCAACTATGGTGAAGTCTTCGAGCGCCATCTGGGCAAGGATAGCCCGCTGAAGATCGAGCGCGGCCTGAACAACCTGTGGAACAATGGCGGCCTCGTCTACGCGCCGCCGCTTCGCTGA
- a CDS encoding aminotransferase class III-fold pyridoxal phosphate-dependent enzyme, producing MTDMLKTTPDFSRDDAKRLLAEHYGLDGTLSPLDSERDQNFKVTASTGGIYILKIVNAAEPPVESDFQTALLSHVGEHAPDLPVPHIRPTISGASLGETTSAHGVRHLLRLVGWVPGLPLAQSARSPEALTSLGGLLGRFDRALQGFMHPGALRDLDWNIRNARRSADRLQHVANADDRALLERFLDRFDTVVEPKLAKLRSTVIHNDANDWNVLVADEDHDRIAGLIDLGDALYAPVIAEVAIAAAYAGLDHADPIGAAADILRGFHAEYPLLEEEVDLLFDLIAMRLVTSVTISASRHAHTGGNPYLAISEKPAWTLLRKMDAMNRRFATAILRHACGFEATPGTRAVTAWIAANRTLLHPVLDRPAATYPAALVPYADPQHPMTLTSAGEQPDAAQAIWELYCAEQGVDLGIGPWGEARTVYSGEMFVSRLIEDTRRTRHLGLDLFMAAGTRLYTPIAATVVSVEIEPDPLGYGCLIALRHEPEGCPAFVSLWGHLAHEALSRLKAGDHLEAGALVGEMGAPAENGGWAPHLHLQLSVDTRLSATEILGVGEERYLDVWAELFPDANAFAGIAPEFYEKSGRSHEEIVTLRRELLVPNLSISYDKPIKFVRGDGVWMIDDSGRAYLDCFNNVCHIGHAHPAVVEAMARQASVLNTNTRYLHDNIVAYAERLTATLPKELTVAGFVNSGSEANGLALRMMRAHTGRENAIVLDWAYHGTTQELIDISPYKFRRKGGKEKKPHVHVAPVPDSYRAPADWAAGEHGKRYAESVAELIAQMQVKGEGPGFFIAESIPSVAGQVFLPEGYLKEVYRMVRDAGGVCIADEVQVGFGRVGSHWWAFEDQGVVPDIVTMGKPIGNGHPLAAVVTTREIAGSFNNGMEYFNTFGGNPVSCAVGLAVLDVIEGQDLRGNALAIGTYLMDGFRKMQARYEVIGDVRGMGLFLGIELVTDRKTKAPATDFARAVSNGARHRGVLMGTEGPHDNVLKMRPPMIFLKRDADHLLSVLDDTFEAVTARG from the coding sequence ATGACCGATATGCTGAAGACCACACCGGATTTTTCACGCGATGACGCAAAGCGCCTGCTGGCCGAGCATTACGGCCTCGACGGCACGCTTTCGCCGCTCGACAGCGAACGCGACCAGAACTTCAAGGTGACGGCCAGCACCGGGGGTATCTATATCCTCAAGATCGTCAACGCCGCCGAACCGCCTGTCGAAAGCGACTTCCAGACGGCGCTTCTGAGCCATGTCGGCGAACACGCCCCGGACCTGCCGGTTCCGCATATCCGCCCAACAATCTCGGGGGCAAGCCTTGGCGAAACCACGAGCGCGCATGGGGTGCGTCATCTTTTGCGGCTGGTCGGCTGGGTGCCGGGCCTGCCGCTGGCGCAGTCGGCCCGCAGCCCGGAAGCACTGACATCGCTCGGCGGCCTGCTTGGCCGCTTCGACCGGGCCCTGCAGGGTTTCATGCATCCGGGCGCCCTGCGCGATCTCGACTGGAACATCCGCAATGCCCGCCGCTCAGCGGACAGGCTGCAACATGTTGCAAATGCTGACGACCGGGCGCTGCTTGAGCGGTTCCTTGACCGCTTCGACACCGTGGTCGAACCGAAGCTGGCGAAGCTGCGCTCGACGGTCATTCACAACGATGCCAATGACTGGAACGTCCTGGTGGCTGACGAGGATCATGACCGGATCGCCGGGCTGATCGATCTCGGCGACGCGCTCTATGCGCCCGTTATTGCCGAGGTTGCCATTGCTGCTGCTTATGCCGGGCTCGATCATGCCGATCCGATCGGTGCTGCCGCTGATATCCTGCGCGGTTTTCATGCCGAATATCCGCTACTCGAGGAGGAAGTCGATCTTCTCTTCGACCTGATCGCCATGCGGCTCGTGACTTCGGTGACGATCTCGGCATCGCGCCATGCCCATACCGGCGGCAATCCTTATCTCGCCATTAGCGAAAAGCCGGCCTGGACGCTGCTGCGCAAGATGGATGCGATGAACCGGCGTTTTGCAACCGCCATCCTGCGCCATGCCTGCGGCTTCGAGGCCACCCCCGGCACGCGCGCCGTCACCGCCTGGATCGCGGCAAACCGCACGTTACTTCATCCGGTGCTCGACCGCCCGGCCGCCACATATCCGGCAGCGCTGGTGCCCTATGCCGATCCGCAGCATCCGATGACGCTGACATCCGCCGGCGAACAGCCGGATGCGGCGCAGGCGATTTGGGAGCTTTACTGCGCCGAACAGGGCGTCGATCTCGGCATCGGCCCCTGGGGGGAGGCACGCACCGTCTATTCCGGCGAGATGTTCGTATCGCGGCTGATTGAGGACACGCGCCGCACCCGCCATCTCGGCCTTGACCTGTTCATGGCTGCGGGCACCCGGCTCTACACGCCGATCGCTGCCACGGTCGTCAGTGTCGAGATCGAGCCGGACCCGCTCGGCTACGGCTGCCTGATTGCGCTGCGCCATGAACCGGAGGGTTGCCCGGCCTTCGTCAGCCTCTGGGGCCATCTTGCCCACGAAGCGCTTAGCCGCTTGAAGGCGGGAGACCACCTGGAAGCGGGCGCGCTCGTCGGCGAAATGGGTGCGCCTGCCGAAAACGGCGGCTGGGCGCCGCATCTGCACCTGCAGCTCTCGGTCGATACGCGGCTTTCCGCCACCGAAATCCTCGGCGTCGGCGAGGAGCGCTATCTCGATGTTTGGGCCGAGCTTTTCCCCGATGCCAACGCCTTTGCCGGTATCGCACCGGAATTCTATGAGAAGAGCGGGCGGTCGCATGAGGAGATCGTCACGCTACGCCGCGAGCTGCTGGTTCCCAACCTGTCGATTTCCTATGACAAGCCCATCAAGTTCGTGCGCGGCGATGGCGTCTGGATGATCGATGACAGCGGCCGGGCCTATCTCGATTGCTTCAACAATGTCTGCCATATCGGCCATGCGCATCCGGCCGTGGTGGAGGCGATGGCGCGCCAGGCGTCGGTGCTCAACACCAACACGCGCTACCTGCACGACAATATCGTTGCCTATGCCGAGCGGCTGACCGCGACGCTGCCGAAGGAACTGACGGTGGCCGGTTTCGTCAACAGCGGCTCGGAAGCCAATGGCCTGGCGCTGCGGATGATGCGCGCCCATACCGGCCGCGAAAACGCCATCGTGCTCGACTGGGCCTATCACGGCACGACACAGGAGCTGATCGACATCAGCCCGTACAAGTTCCGACGCAAGGGCGGAAAAGAAAAGAAGCCGCATGTGCATGTTGCACCCGTTCCCGACAGCTATCGCGCACCGGCCGATTGGGCGGCCGGAGAGCATGGCAAGCGCTATGCCGAGAGCGTTGCCGAACTGATTGCGCAGATGCAGGTAAAGGGCGAAGGCCCCGGCTTCTTCATCGCCGAATCGATCCCGAGCGTTGCCGGTCAGGTGTTCCTGCCGGAAGGGTATTTGAAAGAAGTCTACCGGATGGTGCGCGACGCCGGCGGTGTCTGCATCGCCGATGAGGTCCAGGTCGGTTTCGGCCGGGTGGGCAGCCACTGGTGGGCGTTCGAAGACCAGGGCGTCGTTCCCGATATCGTCACCATGGGCAAACCGATCGGCAATGGCCATCCGTTGGCGGCCGTCGTCACCACCCGCGAGATTGCCGGCAGCTTCAACAACGGCATGGAATATTTCAACACGTTCGGCGGTAACCCGGTCTCCTGCGCCGTCGGCCTTGCCGTGCTCGATGTGATCGAAGGCCAGGACCTGCGTGGCAATGCGCTTGCGATCGGCACTTACCTGATGGACGGCTTCCGCAAGATGCAGGCGCGTTACGAGGTGATCGGCGACGTACGTGGCATGGGGCTTTTCCTCGGCATCGAACTCGTGACCGACCGCAAGACCAAGGCACCGGCGACGGATTTTGCCCGGGCGGTATCGAACGGCGCGCGCCACCGCGGCGTGCTGATGGGGACTGAGGGGCCGCATGACAACGTGCTGAAGATGCGCCCGCCGATGATCTTCTTGAAACGCGATGCGGACCATCTGTTGTCCGTGCTTGACGACACATTCGAGGCGGTCACGGCGCGGGGCTGA
- a CDS encoding Lrp/AsnC family transcriptional regulator has protein sequence MQDTDVIDRTILSILSREARIPMKSLAGRIGLSRSATTERVNRLEKAGIIRGYRADIGQLDEGQVHAFLLLTLKKTPSIGVLDRLAGFSSVRKVSSVSGQLDLVVEVEVGSINALNELRNEVATMDNVDDLTTSIVLRRDIERS, from the coding sequence ATGCAGGACACAGACGTGATCGACCGCACGATCTTGAGCATCCTGTCGCGCGAGGCGCGCATCCCGATGAAGTCTCTGGCGGGCCGCATCGGGCTTTCCAGGAGTGCGACGACCGAGCGCGTCAACCGGCTGGAAAAGGCCGGGATCATCCGCGGCTACAGGGCCGATATCGGCCAGCTGGACGAGGGCCAGGTGCATGCCTTCCTGCTTTTGACGCTGAAAAAGACACCTTCCATTGGCGTGCTCGACCGGCTGGCCGGCTTCTCCTCCGTGCGCAAAGTGTCCTCGGTCAGCGGCCAGCTCGATCTCGTCGTCGAGGTCGAGGTCGGCTCCATCAATGCGCTGAACGAGTTGAGAAACGAAGTGGCGACGATGGACAATGTCGATGACCTCACCACATCGATCGTTCTGCGCCGCGATATCGAACGCAGCTGA
- a CDS encoding NCS2 family permease, translating to MFERLFKLSEHNTTIRTELVAGVTTFLTMSYIIFVNPDILSTTGMDRDAIFVATCLAAALGSIVMALVANWPIGMAPGMGLNAFFAFTVVAALGFTWQQALGAVFISGLIFVFLTVTGIRSWLIQGIPHSLRSAIATGIGLFLGIIALKNAGIVVDNPATLVGLGSLRETGPLLAIFGFFVIAVLDALRVKGAILIGILAVTVLSWVTGVSQFQGVVSMPPSMAPTFLQLDIVGALHGGLIHVILVFVLVEVFDATGTLIGVAKRANLIQEGQPSRLGRALLADSTAIVAGSLMGTSSTTAYVESASGVQAGGRTGLTALVISLLFLAALFISPLAASVPTYATAPALLYVAGLMMRELTEVDWEDLTEAAPAALTALAMPFTYSIANGLAFGFISYVVLKLFTGKWRAIHPATLIVAILFVIRFAFFAE from the coding sequence ATGTTTGAACGGCTCTTCAAGCTGAGTGAGCACAATACCACGATCCGCACCGAACTGGTGGCGGGCGTCACGACATTTCTCACGATGTCGTATATCATCTTCGTCAATCCCGACATCCTGTCGACCACCGGCATGGATCGCGACGCGATCTTCGTCGCCACCTGTCTGGCCGCCGCACTCGGCTCGATCGTCATGGCGCTGGTCGCCAACTGGCCGATCGGCATGGCGCCCGGCATGGGCCTCAACGCGTTCTTCGCCTTTACCGTCGTTGCCGCCCTCGGCTTCACCTGGCAACAGGCGCTCGGTGCGGTCTTCATCTCGGGCCTGATCTTCGTCTTTCTGACGGTCACCGGTATTCGCAGCTGGCTGATCCAGGGCATACCGCATTCGCTGCGCAGCGCGATCGCCACCGGTATCGGCCTCTTCCTCGGCATCATCGCCCTGAAGAATGCCGGTATCGTTGTCGACAATCCGGCAACGCTTGTCGGCCTCGGCAGCCTGAGGGAAACCGGACCGCTGCTCGCCATCTTCGGCTTCTTCGTCATCGCGGTGCTCGATGCATTGCGGGTCAAGGGGGCGATCCTGATCGGTATCCTGGCGGTCACGGTGCTGTCATGGGTCACCGGCGTCAGCCAGTTCCAGGGCGTCGTCTCGATGCCGCCGAGCATGGCGCCGACCTTCCTGCAGCTCGACATTGTCGGCGCTCTGCATGGCGGCCTGATCCATGTCATCCTCGTCTTCGTTCTCGTCGAAGTGTTTGACGCGACGGGCACGCTGATCGGCGTCGCCAAGCGGGCCAACCTGATCCAGGAAGGCCAGCCGAGCCGCCTTGGCCGCGCGCTTCTGGCCGACAGCACGGCCATCGTCGCCGGTTCGCTGATGGGCACCAGCAGCACCACGGCTTACGTCGAAAGCGCGTCCGGCGTTCAGGCTGGCGGCCGCACGGGGCTCACAGCCCTCGTCATCTCGCTGCTCTTTCTTGCCGCACTGTTCATCTCGCCGCTGGCGGCCTCCGTGCCCACCTATGCGACGGCGCCGGCTCTGCTTTACGTCGCCGGCCTGATGATGCGCGAGCTCACCGAAGTCGATTGGGAAGACCTCACCGAAGCCGCACCGGCAGCGCTGACGGCTCTTGCCATGCCCTTCACCTACTCGATCGCCAACGGCCTCGCCTTCGGCTTCATCAGCTATGTCGTCCTCAAACTGTTCACCGGCAAATGGCGCGCCATCCACCCGGCTACCCTCATCGTCGCCATCCTCTTCGTCATCCGCTTCGCGTTTTTCGCGGAGTGA
- a CDS encoding YciI family protein: protein MRVMVLVKATEDSEKGFVPTAETQAMMEAMGKFNDELREAGILRDADGLKPSSAAKRVAFDGTRRTVIDGPFAEARELVAGFWLWDVKDMDEAVAWVKRCPNPMPGPSEIEIRPLYELADWQ from the coding sequence ATGCGTGTGATGGTTCTCGTGAAAGCGACCGAAGACAGCGAAAAGGGTTTCGTGCCGACAGCCGAAACCCAGGCGATGATGGAGGCGATGGGCAAATTCAACGACGAGCTTCGTGAAGCCGGCATCCTGCGCGATGCGGACGGCCTGAAACCCTCTTCCGCAGCCAAGCGTGTCGCCTTCGACGGCACCCGCCGCACCGTCATCGACGGCCCCTTCGCCGAGGCCCGCGAACTGGTGGCCGGCTTCTGGCTCTGGGACGTCAAGGACATGGACGAGGCAGTGGCCTGGGTGAAACGCTGCCCCAATCCGATGCCGGGACCGAGCGAGATTGAGATACGGCCGTTGTATGAATTGGCGGACTGGCAATGA